DNA sequence from the Hippopotamus amphibius kiboko isolate mHipAmp2 chromosome 1, mHipAmp2.hap2, whole genome shotgun sequence genome:
CAGTGGGAAGCTGTGTTAGATCTCAGTGTGCATAAAAAGCCTTGTAGTGACTCTGAAGGCAAGGAATTCAAAGAAAATCATTTGGTGCAGCCAGCCTGCAGTGccgtaaagaaaaagaaaccaaccaCCTGCATGCTACAGAAGGTCCTTCTCAATGAGTACAATGGCGTCGATTTACCTGGAGAAAATGCTCCAGACGTGACCAGGAGCCCCAGTCCTTGTAAACCCCTAGATCCTCAGCTGGACCCTGACCTTGGTCCTAACTCTAGCTTATCTGCCCCTATTGTTGAGTCTCCTCCAGACGTTTCTCCTTCATCACCTGCCCTACAAACATCTTCCCTTTCTTCCGGGCAGCTGCCGCCTCTCTTGACCCCAACCAATCCCTCTTCACCTCCACCCTGTCCTCCTGTGTTAACTgttgccaccccaccccctccactgctTCCTACTATACCTCTTCCAGCCCCCTCTTCCGGGGCATCCCCTCATCCATGTCCCTCTCCACTCTCAAATGCCACCACACAGTCCCCACTTCCAATTCTTTCCCCGACGGTGTCTCCCTCACCGTCTCCCATTCCTTCCGTGGAGCCTGTTATGTCTGCTGCTTCGCCAGGGCCTCCGACActctcttcatcttcctcctcatCTTCTTCGTCTTCGTTCtcttcttcatcctcctcctcttccccttcgcCACCTCCTCTCTCAGCAGTATCATCCGTGGTTTCCTCTGGGGATAATCTGGAAGCCTCTCTCCCCATGATATCGTTTAAACAGGAGGAACTAGAGCATGAAGGTCTGAAAGCTGGGGAAGAAGCTCAGTCTGCCACTGAGCGGGATATTGTTCAGGAGACATTCAACAAAAACTTTGTCTGCAACGTCTGTGAATCACCTTTTCTTTCCATTAAAGATCTAACCAAACATTTATCCGTTCATGCTGAGGAATGGCCCTTCAAATGTGAATTTTGTGTGCAGCTCTTTAAGGCTAAAACTGATTTGTCAGAACATCGCTTTTTGCTTCATGGAGTTGGGAATATCTTTGTGTGTTCGGTTTGTAAAAAAGAATTTGCCTTTTTGTGCAATCTGCAGCAGCACCAGCGAGATCTCCACCCAGATAAGGTTTGCACACACCATGAGTTTGAAAGCGGCACCCTGAGGCCCCAGAACTTTACGGATCCCAGCAAAGCCCATGTAGAGCATATGCAGAGTTTGCCGGAAGATCCTTTGGAAACGTCTAAAGAAGAAGAGGAGTTGAACGATTCTTCAGAAGAGCTTTACACGACCATAAAAATAATGGCTTCTGGAATAAAGACAAAAGATCCAGATGTTCGATTGGGTCTCAATCAACATTACCCAAGCTTTAAACCACCTCCATTTCAGTACCATCACCGCAACCCCCTGGGCATTGGTGTGACGGCCACAAATTTCACTACACACAACATCCCACAGACCTTTACTACCGCCATTCGCTGCACCAAGTGTGGGAAAGGTGTGGACAACATGCCTGAGCTGCACAAACACATCCTGGCCTGTGCGTCCGCCAGCGACAAAAAGAGGTATACCCCGAAGAAAAATCCCGTCCCGCTGAAACAGACTGTGCAACCCAAAAACGGTGTGGTGGTTTTGGACAACTCTGGGAAAAATGCCTTCAGACGAATGGGACAGCCCAAAAGACTGAACTTCAGTGTTGAGCTCAGCAAAATGTCCTCAAATAAGCTAAAGTTAAATGcgttgaagaaaaaaaaccagcTTGTCCAGAAAGCAATCCTTCAAAAAAACAAATCTGCAAAGCAGAAGGCTGACCTAAAAAATGCTCCTGAGTCGTCCTCGCACATCTGCCCATACTGCAACAGAGAGTTCACGTACATCGGGAGCCTGAACAAGCACGCTGCTTTCAGCTGTCCCAAAAaacctctttctccttccaaaaaaaaagtttcccattCATCCAAGAAAGGGGGACACCCATCACCTGCAAGTAGTgacaaaaacaacagcagcagccgCAGACGGACAGCAGATGCAGAGATCAAAATGCAAAGCATGCAGGCGCCTTTGGGCAAGACCAGAGCTCGCAGCTCCGGCCCCTCGCAGGTCCCACCGCCCTCCTCGTCCTTCAGGTCCAAGCAGAATGTTAAATTTGCAGCTTCAGTTAAGTCCAAAAAACCAAGCTCCTCTATAAGGAACTCGAGCCCCCTACGAATGGCCAAAATGACTCACAGTGAGAGCAAGAAGCCCAAAGCTGCAGCCAAGAACCATGCAGCTCAGCTCTCCAGCAAGACGTCACGGAGCCTGCACGTGAGGGCGCAGAAAAGCAGAGCTGTCTTACAGAGCAAGTCGGCCTTGGCCAGTAAGAAACGAACAGACAGGTTCAGTGTAAAATCTAGAGAACGGAGTGGGGGGCCAATCACCCGAAGCCTGCAGCTGGCGGCTGCTGCCGACCCGAGTGAGAACAGGAGGGAGGACAGCACTGGCAAGCAGGAGCTGAAGGACTTCAGGTAAGCGAGGCTCCAGGGCCAGAGGAATTCAGAGCTCAAGAGCGAGGGGGGAAAGACGGTTGGAAGAAAACACTGTCCTTGCCCAatggcttcttttcctttttcctgcacAGTTTTGACATAAGCATTTAAAGGAAATAGCTGTTGCTTAAGGAGTAGGCAGGCGTGAAAGAGGGTTAGTGCTTTGGCTGCTGTAAAGATGGATACATAGCTTTTATTTCAGACGTAGGACTTGCAAAGTGGTACAGTTTTTTTAATAGGGCCAGTTATAAATTGGATTTGAAGCCATGAAGAGCTCCCCAAAGTACCCTACTATGAAAAGGTGGAATTCTCTCAAACTTCCTTTATAGCTTGGGTGGCATCCCAAGTGTCACTTGTATTATTTCCTGATCATAGATCACTTCTTATGTGAAGATGGATCATGGAATTCATTAAAACCACATCACAGTCTGGTTTACTATTTCTGTGACTTAAGCGTAATTCTAGCAACTGAGACTGCTTTTATTAGTCATGCTTTGtttcattgtgttttaattttaaaaacttgccTCTTAATTAAATCAAAACAGTACcttattccttttaaaatgctgaatgTCCCCCACCTGCTGCTGTCTCCAGGCATAGGGTGATAAACAGCCAGACTCCCATGGACAGGAGGAGAGAGTGTGTGCTGAGGCCAGACCCATGTTCTTTCAGGTGCAGGTGGGGATGCAGGGCAAGTCACCCACTTGTCAGTGCCTTTGTTTCCCCA
Encoded proteins:
- the PRDM2 gene encoding PR domain zinc finger protein 2 isoform X4 gives rise to the protein MRDSVEGPKDEDEKPSASAAEQMAVLQEAVSQAVPPELALPPRAHEPQTGPDVEPETAHCEANDVEEDEEEEEEEEEELEEEGDEAADVPNESSMKEPEIRCDEKLEDLLEELKTASKDTLEDSAEVAPVIRTPKAKEEANGDVFETFLFPCQHCERKFTTKQGLERHMHIHISTVNHAFKCKYCGKAFGTQINRRRHERRHEAGLKRKPSLTLQPPEDPAAGEAPGDGAPPKDDTRPPSLGQDCLTLSSEKASQETVNSSVVEENGEIKELHPCKYCKKVFGTHTNMRRHQRRVHERHLIPKGVRRKGGLLEEPQPPAEQAPPAQSVYVPSTEPEEEGEADDVYIMDISSNISENLNYYIDGKIQTSSSTSNCDVIEMESNSADLYGINCLLTPVTVEITQNIKTTQVPITDDLPKEPSSSTNSESKKRRTASPPVLPKIKAETESDPVAPSCSLSLPLSISTTEAVSFHKEKNVYLSSKLKQLLQTQDKLAPPAGLSATEIPKLGPVCVSAPASMLPVTSSRFKRRTSSPPSSPQHSPALRDFGKPGDGKTVWTEAVLSSKKPKLESHSNSPAWSLSGRDERETGSPPGFDEYKVSKEWAASSTFSNVCNQQPLDLSSGVKQKAEGTGKALVQWEAVLDLSVHKKPCSDSEGKEFKENHLVQPACSAVKKKKPTTCMLQKVLLNEYNGVDLPGENAPDVTRSPSPCKPLDPQLDPDLGPNSSLSAPIVESPPDVSPSSPALQTSSLSSGQLPPLLTPTNPSSPPPCPPVLTVATPPPPLLPTIPLPAPSSGASPHPCPSPLSNATTQSPLPILSPTVSPSPSPIPSVEPVMSAASPGPPTLSSSSSSSSSSSFSSSSSSSSPSPPPLSAVSSVVSSGDNLEASLPMISFKQEELEHEGLKAGEEAQSATERDIVQETFNKNFVCNVCESPFLSIKDLTKHLSVHAEEWPFKCEFCVQLFKAKTDLSEHRFLLHGVGNIFVCSVCKKEFAFLCNLQQHQRDLHPDKVCTHHEFESGTLRPQNFTDPSKAHVEHMQSLPEDPLETSKEEEELNDSSEELYTTIKIMASGIKTKDPDVRLGLNQHYPSFKPPPFQYHHRNPLGIGVTATNFTTHNIPQTFTTAIRCTKCGKGVDNMPELHKHILACASASDKKRYTPKKNPVPLKQTVQPKNGVVVLDNSGKNAFRRMGQPKRLNFSVELSKMSSNKLKLNALKKKNQLVQKAILQKNKSAKQKADLKNAPESSSHICPYCNREFTYIGSLNKHAAFSCPKKPLSPSKKKVSHSSKKGGHPSPASSDKNNSSSRRRTADAEIKMQSMQAPLGKTRARSSGPSQVPPPSSSFRSKQNVKFAASVKSKKPSSSIRNSSPLRMAKMTHSESKKPKAAAKNHAAQLSSKTSRSLHVRAQKSRAVLQSKSALASKKRTDRFSVKSRERSGGPITRSLQLAAAADPSENRREDSTGKQELKDFSYSLRLASRCPPPAAPYITRQCRNVKATAAAQFQGSLFKE